From one Paenibacillus sp. FSL K6-1330 genomic stretch:
- a CDS encoding nicotinate phosphoribosyltransferase, whose amino-acid sequence MLTAGLALHTDKYQINMMYAHWINGSHRTRAVFEAYFRKLPFGNGYAVFAGLERIVHYIESLRFTEDDIAYLAKQEEKYKPEFLEELRRFRFQGNIHSMKEGALVFPNEPLIRVEGTIFETQLVETALLNFMNFQTLIATKASRIRQVASGDTLLEFGTRRAQEADAAVWGARAAYLAGFHATSNMLAGEKFGIPTKGTHAHSWVQTFRSEQEAFDIFAEVMPDQVTLLVDTFDTLKSGIPHAIVTAKKLEAQGKRMNAIRLDSGDLAYLSIQARKMLDEAGLHYVGIVASNDLDEGTILDLKAQGAKVDTWGVGTQLITAADQPALGGVYKLVEREVDGKMVPTLKISGNPEKVSTPGKKEVYRIISKGSGKAIADYICFPEEEMPPENGKLKLFNPLHPYMRKNVKNFEAVSMLEPVFLNGELVYELPKLEEIRSYHDAQLDQFWPEYLRKLNPEIYRVNLSEEVWEVKHRMMAEFMEQHEE is encoded by the coding sequence ATGCTGACAGCAGGATTAGCACTACATACGGACAAATACCAGATCAACATGATGTACGCTCACTGGATTAATGGCTCTCATCGTACGCGTGCGGTGTTTGAGGCGTATTTCCGCAAGCTGCCATTCGGTAACGGATACGCGGTTTTTGCCGGTCTTGAACGGATTGTACATTATATTGAATCCTTGCGTTTCACGGAGGATGATATCGCGTATTTGGCCAAACAGGAAGAGAAGTATAAACCTGAATTTCTGGAGGAGCTTCGCCGGTTCCGTTTTCAAGGGAATATTCATTCCATGAAAGAGGGGGCGCTGGTATTCCCGAATGAGCCGCTCATTCGAGTTGAAGGGACCATTTTTGAAACACAGCTGGTTGAAACGGCACTCTTGAACTTCATGAACTTTCAAACCTTGATCGCCACCAAGGCGTCCCGTATCCGTCAGGTTGCCAGCGGCGATACCTTGCTGGAGTTTGGCACAAGACGTGCACAGGAAGCGGATGCGGCGGTTTGGGGCGCGCGTGCTGCGTATCTGGCCGGTTTCCATGCCACATCGAATATGCTGGCTGGCGAGAAGTTCGGAATCCCGACGAAAGGTACGCATGCGCATTCCTGGGTGCAGACCTTCCGGAGTGAGCAGGAGGCCTTTGATATTTTTGCCGAGGTGATGCCGGATCAAGTGACGCTGCTGGTGGATACCTTTGATACGTTAAAGAGCGGGATTCCCCATGCCATTGTAACAGCGAAGAAGCTGGAGGCTCAAGGGAAGCGGATGAATGCTATTCGTCTGGACAGCGGGGATTTGGCCTATCTGTCGATTCAGGCACGGAAGATGCTGGATGAGGCTGGTCTTCATTATGTTGGCATTGTGGCATCCAATGATCTGGATGAAGGAACGATTCTGGATCTCAAGGCACAGGGGGCTAAAGTGGATACTTGGGGCGTGGGTACCCAATTGATCACGGCAGCCGACCAGCCTGCGCTTGGAGGCGTCTATAAGCTCGTGGAGCGGGAAGTTGACGGCAAGATGGTGCCGACTCTCAAAATCTCGGGCAACCCGGAAAAAGTATCCACACCAGGCAAAAAAGAAGTATACCGCATCATATCCAAGGGAAGTGGTAAAGCGATAGCCGATTACATCTGCTTCCCGGAAGAAGAGATGCCGCCGGAAAACGGGAAATTAAAGCTGTTTAATCCGCTGCATCCTTACATGCGCAAGAATGTAAAGAATTTTGAAGCGGTGTCCATGCTTGAACCGGTGTTCCTGAATGGCGAACTGGTGTATGAGCTGCCGAAGCTTGAAGAGATTCGCAGCTATCATGATGCTCAGCTGGATCAGTTCTGGCCGGAGTATCTGCGGAAGCTTAATCCGGAAATATACCGCGTTAATCTGAGTGAAGAGGTCTGGGAAGTGAAACATCGGATGATGGCCGAGTTCATGGAACAGCATGAAGAGTAG
- a CDS encoding TIGR00282 family metallophosphoesterase yields the protein MNVLFIGDIVGSTGRKALKASLPELKSKYNPHIIIANGENAASGRGITSAIANEFFNWGIHGITLGNHTWDNKDIFEFIDDEPRMIRPANFPPGTPGRGYTIIKGNGKQLAIVNLQGRTFLPAIDCPFRAADDIVDELLQKTKCILVDFHAEATSEKIAMGWHLEGRASMVVGTHTHVQSNDDTILPGGTAYITDTGMVGSKEGILGMQRDAVMYKFKTQLPARFQVDEGKWQFHAVCVDMDEETGRARKIQKIRMYEDEWRMD from the coding sequence ATCAACGTATTATTCATCGGAGACATTGTCGGCAGTACAGGTCGTAAAGCTTTGAAGGCTTCCCTTCCGGAGCTGAAGTCCAAATATAATCCGCACATCATTATTGCCAATGGGGAGAATGCAGCTTCAGGACGCGGCATTACCTCGGCCATAGCCAATGAATTTTTTAATTGGGGCATTCATGGCATCACCTTGGGAAACCACACGTGGGATAACAAGGATATTTTTGAGTTTATCGATGATGAGCCTCGCATGATTCGTCCGGCAAACTTTCCGCCCGGCACACCGGGCCGCGGATACACGATCATCAAAGGGAACGGCAAACAGCTAGCGATTGTGAATTTACAGGGACGAACATTCCTGCCAGCGATCGATTGCCCGTTTCGTGCAGCCGATGACATTGTGGATGAACTTCTCCAGAAGACGAAGTGCATTCTGGTGGACTTCCATGCAGAGGCAACCTCGGAGAAGATTGCCATGGGATGGCATCTGGAAGGCCGCGCCTCGATGGTGGTTGGAACGCACACCCACGTACAAAGCAATGACGACACCATACTGCCTGGAGGAACAGCTTATATTACGGATACCGGCATGGTCGGTTCCAAGGAAGGCATCCTCGGCATGCAGCGCGATGCGGTAATGTATAAGTTCAAGACCCAGCTTCCTGCTCGTTTCCAGGTCGACGAAGGCAAATGGCAGTTCCATGCCGTATGCGTGGATATGGATGAGGAAACGGGAAGAGCCCGGAAGATACAGAAAATCCGCATGTACGAAGACGAATGGCGGATGGATTAA
- a CDS encoding NUDIX domain-containing protein, whose protein sequence is MVMEMTDREQAPKSSAKKYRTPDGVPADIVMFTLTKRERKTFTKTLPIRELKVMLIRRRSWPCAGMWALPGGFCRESESIYDAAKRELKEETGVDGGHLEYLGVYSAPGRDPRGWIISHAFYALVEEWMLEHRQAADDAEEVGLFTVAEALEKLELAFDHRDIIMDAYRKIQLQMLQTTIARQFLPEHFTLSELYQVIQTVVPEFNEPNFIRKITSTRSRQGILEEARDENGKPLNSNQYSQRPAQLYRFTDHAPLLSIYT, encoded by the coding sequence ATGGTGATGGAAATGACGGATCGCGAACAGGCGCCAAAGAGCAGTGCCAAGAAATACAGAACACCGGATGGTGTACCCGCCGATATCGTGATGTTTACCTTGACGAAGCGGGAACGGAAAACCTTCACCAAGACATTGCCCATACGTGAGCTTAAGGTGATGCTGATCAGGCGCAGATCATGGCCATGTGCGGGGATGTGGGCACTTCCCGGTGGATTTTGCCGTGAGAGTGAGTCTATTTACGATGCCGCCAAACGGGAACTGAAAGAAGAGACCGGGGTGGACGGCGGTCACTTGGAGTACTTGGGCGTATACAGCGCACCGGGACGGGATCCAAGGGGCTGGATCATCAGCCATGCATTCTATGCGTTGGTAGAAGAATGGATGCTGGAGCACCGCCAGGCTGCCGATGATGCGGAAGAGGTGGGTCTGTTTACTGTAGCGGAAGCTCTGGAGAAGCTGGAGCTTGCTTTTGACCACAGGGATATCATCATGGATGCTTACCGCAAGATTCAGCTGCAAATGCTGCAAACGACGATTGCCAGGCAGTTTTTACCGGAGCATTTTACACTGAGTGAGTTGTATCAGGTCATTCAGACCGTCGTGCCCGAGTTCAACGAGCCCAATTTCATCCGTAAAATCACATCGACCCGCAGCAGGCAGGGGATACTGGAAGAAGCCCGTGATGAGAACGGCAAGCCGCTAAATTCCAATCAATATTCCCAACGGCCGGCCCAATTGTATCGGTTTACGGATCATGCACCACTGCTATCGATTTATACGTAG
- a CDS encoding molybdenum cofactor biosynthesis protein B translates to MNSTQEHKQQSPASVNCKVITVSDTRTKDTDKSGKLMIGLLEEAGHAVVSYSIVQDDYEIIRETIYSAVSNSEIDVVLLTGGTGISSRDTTYEAVSSLLDKELPGFGEIFRFLSFTEDIGSAAILSRAIGGTLSHTAVFSMPGSTGAVKLAMNRILLPELRHIKYELDKHKS, encoded by the coding sequence ATGAATTCAACGCAAGAGCATAAACAGCAATCCCCCGCTTCCGTGAACTGTAAGGTGATTACGGTCTCGGACACGCGGACCAAGGACACGGACAAGAGCGGTAAACTGATGATCGGCTTGCTTGAAGAAGCTGGGCATGCCGTTGTATCTTACAGCATTGTCCAAGACGACTATGAAATAATCCGTGAAACGATCTATTCCGCGGTCAGCAATTCGGAGATTGATGTCGTCCTACTAACCGGCGGTACAGGCATATCGAGCCGGGATACCACCTATGAAGCCGTATCTTCACTGCTAGATAAGGAACTCCCCGGATTCGGCGAGATCTTCCGCTTCCTAAGCTTTACGGAGGATATTGGGTCTGCGGCCATTTTGAGCCGCGCGATCGGCGGCACGCTAAGCCACACAGCCGTCTTCTCGATGCCAGGTTCGACCGGAGCTGTAAAACTTGCGATGAACCGGATTCTGCTGCCTGAGCTGCGGCACATCAAATATGAGCTGGATAAACACAAATCATAA
- a CDS encoding stage V sporulation protein S, whose product MEVLKVSAKSNPNSVAGALAGVLRERGGAELQAIGAGALNQAIKAVAIARGFVAPSGVDLICIPAFTDIVIDGEDRTAIKLIVEPR is encoded by the coding sequence ATGGAAGTATTAAAAGTTTCAGCAAAATCCAATCCTAATTCAGTTGCAGGGGCGCTCGCTGGAGTTCTTAGGGAGCGAGGCGGGGCGGAACTGCAAGCGATTGGGGCGGGAGCACTGAACCAGGCCATTAAAGCGGTAGCGATTGCCCGGGGATTTGTAGCACCGAGCGGGGTGGATTTGATTTGTATCCCTGCTTTTACGGATATTGTGATTGATGGCGAAGACCGGACGGCAATTAAATTGATCGTAGAACCTAGATAA
- the miaB gene encoding tRNA (N6-isopentenyl adenosine(37)-C2)-methylthiotransferase MiaB, giving the protein MSKESKDYSKYFDFSGAKVLSEDEHGKRIRINGREINILSEPNHRQEKQRGKQSVEVLYDTELPEEFRSIGAGKHYIVYTFGCQMNEHDSETIKGLLEQMGYQATEDRKQADIILLNTCAIRENAEDKVFGELGHLKHLKIEKPDMLLGVCGCMSQEESVVNRILQKHGFVDLIFGTHNVHRLPHLIQEALFSKEMVVEVWSKEGDIVENLPKKREGLRGWVNIMYGCDKFCTYCIVPYTRGKERSRRPEDVIAEVRELARQGYKEITLLGQNVNAYGKDFEDIEYRFGDLMDDIHKIDIPRIRFTTSHPRDFDDHLIAVLAKGGNLVEHIHLPVQSGSSEVLKKMSRKYTRETYLELAHKIKKAIPNVAFTTDIIVGFPGETDEQFEETLSLVREVGYDAAYTFIYSPRQGTPAAVMEDNVPMEVKSERLQRLNAAISEYSRQSNDRLLGATVEVLVEGVSKNNDSMLSGRTRTNKLVHFEGSADLIGSFVNVRITDTKTWYIKGDMIPNTIPASDAV; this is encoded by the coding sequence ATGTCCAAAGAAAGTAAGGACTACTCCAAGTATTTTGATTTTTCAGGAGCCAAAGTTCTCTCGGAAGATGAACACGGGAAGAGAATTCGCATCAATGGCCGGGAAATCAACATCCTTTCGGAGCCTAATCATAGACAGGAAAAACAGCGCGGCAAGCAGAGTGTCGAAGTATTGTATGATACCGAGCTGCCGGAAGAGTTCCGAAGCATCGGAGCTGGCAAGCATTATATTGTGTATACGTTCGGATGTCAGATGAATGAGCATGATTCCGAGACGATTAAGGGATTACTGGAGCAGATGGGCTACCAGGCAACCGAGGATCGGAAGCAGGCGGACATCATTTTGCTCAATACATGTGCCATTCGTGAAAATGCGGAGGACAAAGTGTTTGGCGAACTCGGCCACCTGAAGCATTTGAAGATCGAAAAGCCGGATATGCTGCTTGGGGTTTGCGGCTGTATGTCGCAGGAAGAATCGGTTGTTAATCGAATTCTTCAAAAGCATGGCTTCGTGGACTTGATCTTTGGTACGCACAACGTACATCGTCTGCCTCACCTTATTCAGGAAGCGCTCTTCAGCAAGGAAATGGTGGTTGAAGTGTGGTCCAAGGAGGGCGACATTGTTGAGAATCTTCCGAAGAAGAGAGAAGGTCTCCGCGGCTGGGTCAACATTATGTACGGCTGTGATAAATTCTGTACATATTGCATCGTTCCATACACTCGCGGCAAGGAACGCAGCCGGCGTCCGGAGGATGTCATTGCTGAGGTTCGTGAATTGGCCCGGCAAGGGTATAAGGAAATTACGCTGCTCGGTCAGAACGTGAACGCCTACGGCAAGGATTTTGAAGATATCGAGTATCGTTTCGGCGATCTGATGGATGATATTCACAAGATCGATATCCCACGTATTCGCTTCACGACATCCCATCCAAGGGATTTCGACGATCATCTGATCGCAGTGCTGGCGAAGGGTGGCAACCTGGTCGAGCATATTCATCTGCCGGTACAGTCGGGCAGCTCCGAAGTGCTCAAAAAAATGAGCCGCAAATATACACGCGAGACGTATTTGGAACTGGCCCATAAAATTAAGAAGGCAATTCCCAATGTAGCGTTTACCACCGACATTATTGTCGGGTTCCCCGGTGAAACTGATGAGCAGTTTGAGGAGACGCTGTCTCTTGTGCGAGAAGTAGGTTATGATGCTGCTTATACGTTCATCTATTCTCCTCGCCAAGGAACACCGGCTGCAGTGATGGAGGATAATGTACCGATGGAGGTCAAGAGCGAGCGACTTCAACGTTTGAATGCAGCCATTAGTGAGTACAGCCGCCAGAGCAATGATAGGCTGCTTGGCGCTACGGTGGAGGTCCTTGTAGAAGGTGTCAGCAAGAACAATGATTCCATGCTGTCGGGACGCACACGCACGAATAAGCTGGTTCATTTCGAAGGCTCAGCGGATCTCATAGGCAGCTTTGTGAATGTACGAATTACGGATACGAAGACCTGGTATATCAAAGGGGATATGATCCCGAACACGATTCCTGCCTCGGATGCGGTATAA
- a CDS encoding dipeptidase, which translates to MRTVDFHCDVLSKMWEDSQASFVDDPHLDVTLQRMEEGDLALQVFAVFLSEKWGRPSFERVLGQIDTYRRRIVKPGHLKPLLWREQVQEFGQRKNGRYGVLSLEGVDGLEGNLYYVQLLYEMGVRFMGITWNYANWAADGALEQRNGGFTERGRQLVELCNSTGIILDVSHLSQAGFWELAELTKRPIIASHSNAYSVCQHPRNLNDEQIRALIALNGMIGITFVPWFIRSGVERVKPEDVLPHIEKICEMGGEKHIMFGSDFDGIDQWVAGLEHPGQYSDFQELLLKHYPESMVKGWMSEYALRFLEQNLPSLSTQA; encoded by the coding sequence ATGCGGACGGTTGATTTTCACTGTGATGTTTTGAGCAAAATGTGGGAAGATTCCCAAGCCTCCTTTGTGGATGACCCGCATTTGGATGTAACGCTGCAGCGCATGGAGGAGGGCGATCTGGCCCTTCAGGTGTTCGCTGTTTTTTTATCGGAGAAATGGGGGAGACCTTCCTTTGAACGGGTGCTGGGACAAATAGATACTTACCGCAGACGCATTGTTAAACCGGGTCATCTGAAGCCACTGCTCTGGCGAGAACAAGTCCAGGAGTTCGGACAACGGAAGAATGGACGATACGGCGTTCTGTCGCTGGAAGGCGTTGACGGGCTGGAGGGGAATCTGTATTACGTCCAGCTCTTGTATGAGATGGGCGTTCGTTTTATGGGGATTACCTGGAATTATGCGAACTGGGCTGCAGATGGAGCATTGGAGCAGCGAAATGGGGGATTCACAGAACGGGGGCGTCAACTGGTAGAGCTATGCAATTCGACAGGTATTATTCTGGATGTGTCCCATCTGTCCCAAGCTGGCTTCTGGGAGCTCGCGGAGCTGACCAAGCGACCCATTATCGCCTCGCATTCCAATGCGTACTCCGTCTGCCAGCATCCCCGGAATTTGAATGATGAACAGATAAGGGCATTAATCGCGCTAAACGGGATGATCGGAATCACGTTTGTGCCCTGGTTTATCCGCAGCGGTGTAGAGCGTGTCAAGCCGGAGGACGTATTGCCGCACATCGAGAAAATTTGTGAGATGGGCGGAGAGAAGCACATCATGTTTGGTTCGGATTTCGACGGGATTGATCAATGGGTAGCCGGACTTGAGCATCCGGGCCAGTATTCGGATTTTCAGGAGCTGCTGCTTAAACATTATCCTGAATCGATGGTCAAGGGCTGGATGTCGGAGTATGCCCTCCGTTTTCTTGAGCAGAATTTACCTTCATTGTCAACTCAAGCATAG
- a CDS encoding GTP-binding protein, with translation MEHVTPIYILSGFLGSGKTTLLSRLITCFKQQGLRPAIVMNEIGEVNIEGLVAGEEVPTAEMLSGCICCTIRSDLSSEIAMLIQREQPDVIVIEATGIANPMEILDAAAEASLYMRIDVKKLITVVDAAHLLHLNIEQKGKTYRLMQEQIRAASALVLNKMDLVNDQDKETIEQLVERWNPYAPIIPAVRCDLNFEDLLQSGSHGQNEHSHVHGRENRDVHEHTYKQEHANSHEHAHNRDHADNHDHGHAHDSHDHVMSYTYYFSHAVDSVEFERFIAGLPRDVYRAKGILTFNDTNSRFLFQYAFRESDFMKITPQGQVPDVVVFIGEHFQESLLREQLEMLEGKISRA, from the coding sequence GTGGAGCATGTAACACCCATTTATATTTTATCAGGTTTTCTTGGCAGTGGAAAAACGACATTGCTTAGCCGTCTCATTACCTGCTTCAAGCAGCAGGGCTTGCGGCCGGCCATTGTCATGAACGAAATCGGCGAGGTCAACATTGAAGGGCTTGTCGCCGGTGAAGAGGTACCAACGGCAGAGATGCTAAGTGGCTGTATTTGTTGTACCATTCGATCCGATTTATCATCTGAAATTGCGATGCTGATCCAGCGGGAACAGCCGGATGTCATCGTCATTGAAGCGACGGGGATCGCCAATCCGATGGAAATCCTGGACGCAGCGGCAGAAGCTTCTTTATACATGAGAATCGATGTGAAAAAGCTGATCACTGTCGTGGATGCCGCGCATCTGCTGCATTTGAATATAGAGCAGAAGGGGAAGACGTATCGTTTGATGCAGGAGCAGATTCGCGCCGCCTCGGCGCTCGTCCTCAATAAGATGGATCTGGTGAACGATCAGGACAAAGAGACGATTGAGCAGCTGGTTGAGCGTTGGAACCCGTATGCTCCGATTATCCCTGCGGTACGCTGCGACTTGAATTTTGAAGATCTGCTGCAGAGCGGTTCACATGGACAGAATGAGCATTCGCATGTACATGGTCGAGAGAACAGGGATGTCCATGAACATACATACAAGCAAGAGCACGCCAACAGCCATGAACATGCGCACAATCGTGACCATGCCGACAACCACGACCATGGTCATGCTCACGATTCTCATGATCATGTGATGTCGTACACCTACTATTTCAGCCATGCGGTAGACAGTGTGGAATTCGAGCGATTCATAGCTGGGCTGCCAAGGGATGTGTACCGGGCTAAAGGCATCCTCACCTTCAATGATACCAACAGCCGGTTTCTATTTCAGTACGCCTTCCGGGAATCCGATTTTATGAAAATTACGCCCCAGGGTCAAGTACCGGATGTGGTGGTATTTATCGGGGAGCACTTCCAGGAGTCGCTGCTGCGAGAGCAGCTTGAAATGCTGGAAGGGAAGATAAGTCGGGCATAA
- a CDS encoding phosphate propanoyltransferase yields the protein MSKTVPVGVSARHIHLTQEHIEALFGPGYQLTEFKPLSQPGQFAANETVAVIGTKGQFDKVRILGPARPATQLEISRTDSFAIGVKAPVRESGNIAGTPGITIKGPAGEVTVDEGVIVAARHIHFHTSVADQWGIKDKDLLKVRLGGERGLVLENVIARVSDNFALDMHIDTDEANAAGAKTGDTAEIID from the coding sequence ATGAGTAAAACTGTACCTGTGGGTGTATCCGCCCGCCATATTCATTTAACCCAAGAGCATATTGAGGCATTGTTCGGCCCTGGATATCAGCTTACAGAGTTCAAACCATTGTCCCAACCAGGACAATTCGCAGCCAACGAAACGGTAGCGGTCATTGGAACGAAGGGACAATTCGATAAAGTAAGAATTTTGGGACCTGCACGTCCTGCAACCCAGCTGGAAATTTCCCGCACGGATTCCTTCGCCATCGGTGTGAAAGCACCCGTACGCGAATCCGGAAACATCGCCGGTACCCCGGGTATCACGATTAAAGGCCCGGCAGGTGAAGTAACGGTGGACGAAGGTGTTATCGTAGCTGCTCGTCACATTCACTTCCATACGTCCGTTGCGGATCAATGGGGGATTAAAGACAAGGATCTGCTGAAGGTACGCTTAGGCGGCGAACGCGGTCTTGTACTGGAGAATGTCATTGCCCGCGTATCCGATAATTTTGCGCTCGACATGCACATCGATACCGATGAAGCTAACGCTGCTGGCGCCAAAACCGGAGACACTGCTGAAATTATTGATTAA
- a CDS encoding acryloyl-CoA reductase gives MDNETEFQAYVLRQDEQGVRGSVENMRLKQLPEGDVIVRVLYSGVNYKDGLASIPEGKIVRRYPFIPGIDLAGTVMHSAHADYKEGDGVLCTGYELGVSHEGGFSQYARVKGEWLVPLPQGLSPRDAMAIGTAGFTAALSIEALIGNGLRQEQGAVLVTGATGGVGSFAVSILSQLGYSVTASTGKSSQRDWLLKLGAHEVISREEAAASSRGAISAERWAAVVDPVGGNQLGSLLKGVKYGGSVAVSGMTGGGAFDSTVFPFILRGINLLGIDSVYCPMAFRRSVWSKLADEWKPASVLQEGITEYGLHDLPEVLNTILQGRAVGRSVIAL, from the coding sequence GTGGACAACGAAACCGAATTTCAGGCCTACGTGCTGCGTCAAGATGAGCAAGGGGTTCGCGGCAGTGTGGAGAACATGAGGTTGAAGCAGCTGCCCGAAGGTGACGTTATTGTGCGGGTATTATACAGCGGGGTCAACTATAAAGACGGTCTAGCCAGCATACCGGAGGGGAAAATTGTCCGCCGGTACCCGTTCATTCCGGGTATTGATCTGGCAGGGACGGTTATGCATTCCGCTCATGCTGATTACAAGGAAGGTGATGGCGTTCTCTGTACCGGTTATGAATTAGGGGTATCTCATGAAGGTGGGTTCAGCCAGTACGCACGGGTTAAGGGAGAATGGCTCGTCCCGTTGCCGCAGGGTTTGTCCCCGCGTGATGCGATGGCTATCGGAACCGCAGGTTTTACGGCTGCATTATCGATAGAGGCCTTGATAGGGAATGGACTGCGACAGGAACAGGGGGCCGTTCTAGTTACGGGGGCAACAGGGGGCGTGGGCAGCTTCGCGGTCTCCATCCTCAGTCAATTAGGCTATAGCGTAACAGCATCCACAGGCAAATCAAGTCAGAGGGACTGGCTCTTAAAGCTGGGAGCCCATGAAGTGATATCCAGGGAAGAGGCTGCGGCATCCTCCAGGGGGGCCATCTCTGCCGAGCGATGGGCAGCGGTGGTAGATCCGGTCGGTGGAAACCAATTGGGTTCACTGCTGAAAGGCGTGAAATACGGCGGGAGCGTCGCCGTTTCCGGCATGACGGGCGGCGGTGCTTTTGATTCGACGGTGTTTCCGTTTATCCTTAGGGGGATCAATCTTCTCGGAATCGATTCGGTGTATTGTCCTATGGCCTTCCGCCGATCGGTATGGTCGAAGCTGGCCGATGAATGGAAGCCGGCATCTGTTCTTCAAGAAGGAATTACAGAATACGGTCTACACGATCTGCCTGAAGTGCTGAACACCATTCTGCAGGGCAGGGCGGTTGGAAGAAGCGTCATCGCTCTATAA
- a CDS encoding YlbF family regulator yields the protein MAHDHVRTNTYGMSTYNTRELIIRDDILAKAGELAELISTSEEVQMFKQAEEKIQNHERVQNLIKTIKKKQKEIVAFESFQNKDMVAKIEREIEELQEEIDGIPLVMEFQQSQSDINYLLQLVVSVIHDTVSEKVNVETGKDTPPSSCG from the coding sequence TTGGCACATGATCATGTTCGTACGAACACATACGGTATGTCAACTTACAACACGCGTGAATTGATTATACGTGACGATATTTTAGCAAAAGCCGGCGAGCTGGCTGAATTAATATCCACCAGTGAAGAAGTTCAGATGTTTAAGCAGGCCGAAGAGAAGATCCAGAACCACGAACGGGTTCAAAACCTGATTAAAACCATTAAGAAAAAGCAAAAAGAAATCGTAGCCTTTGAATCGTTCCAGAACAAGGATATGGTTGCCAAAATCGAACGGGAGATCGAGGAACTGCAAGAGGAAATTGACGGTATTCCGCTCGTGATGGAATTCCAGCAAAGTCAAAGCGATATTAATTATCTTCTTCAGCTGGTTGTGTCCGTGATTCATGATACCGTTTCGGAAAAAGTGAATGTGGAAACAGGAAAAGATACGCCGCCAAGCAGCTGCGGATAG
- a CDS encoding isochorismatase family cysteine hydrolase yields MKALIVIDFTNDFVDGNLPVGEPAINIQNTIAELTKSYSDRGDFVVMAVDLHEHNDAYHPETKLFPPHNIRGTRGRELYGELQQVYEERKDTIYWMDKTRYSAFCGTDLNQKLRERGITEVDLVGVCTDICVLHTAVDAYNYGYRITIYEDAVASFNPEGHKWALSHFQGSLGASVVRSKELLNQ; encoded by the coding sequence ATGAAAGCCTTGATCGTGATAGATTTCACGAATGATTTCGTGGATGGCAATCTGCCTGTAGGCGAACCCGCCATCAACATTCAGAACACAATCGCGGAGCTAACCAAGTCATACAGTGATCGTGGTGATTTTGTTGTAATGGCCGTGGACCTGCATGAGCACAATGATGCTTATCATCCCGAAACCAAGCTGTTTCCTCCGCATAACATTCGGGGAACCCGGGGGCGGGAATTGTACGGTGAACTTCAGCAGGTATATGAGGAACGCAAGGACACCATTTATTGGATGGACAAAACGAGATACAGCGCATTTTGCGGTACGGATCTGAACCAGAAGCTGCGGGAACGCGGGATTACCGAAGTCGATCTCGTCGGAGTATGCACAGATATCTGCGTTCTGCATACTGCAGTGGATGCTTATAATTACGGATACCGGATTACGATTTATGAAGATGCCGTCGCGAGCTTTAATCCGGAGGGACACAAGTGGGCTTTAAGTCACTTTCAAGGCAGTCTCGGGGCATCGGTCGTGCGAAGTAAGGAACTTCTTAATCAATAG
- a CDS encoding four-helix bundle copper-binding protein: MLNELKYKECIEACLQCMNACNVCYVSCLKEYELAMLRDCITLDRECADICAFAAQAMSRKSPYVKEICELCIKACLACAEECGKHDHEHCKQCADACRKCADACREMLKHM, translated from the coding sequence ATGTTAAATGAACTCAAATATAAAGAATGTATTGAAGCATGTCTCCAATGTATGAACGCTTGCAATGTATGCTATGTATCCTGTCTGAAAGAATACGAACTGGCCATGCTTCGTGATTGTATAACGCTCGACAGAGAGTGTGCCGATATATGCGCGTTTGCGGCTCAAGCCATGTCACGGAAAAGTCCTTACGTTAAGGAAATTTGCGAACTATGCATCAAGGCATGCCTGGCTTGTGCGGAAGAATGCGGGAAGCATGATCACGAGCACTGCAAACAATGTGCCGACGCATGCCGGAAATGTGCCGACGCATGCCGCGAAATGCTAAAGCACATGTAA